In the Kaistella sp. 97-N-M2 genome, one interval contains:
- the rpsL gene encoding 30S ribosomal protein S12, translating to MPTIQQLVRKGRVALTKKSKSAALDSCPQRRGVCTRVYTTTPKKPNSALRKVARVRLSNGKEINAYIPGEGHNLQEHSIVLVRGGRVKDLPGVRYHIVRGALDTAGVAGRTQRRSKYGAKRPKPGQAAAAPAKGKKK from the coding sequence ATGCCTACTATTCAACAACTAGTTAGAAAAGGAAGAGTCGCACTTACCAAGAAGAGTAAATCGGCTGCCCTTGATTCATGTCCACAAAGACGAGGTGTATGTACAAGAGTATATACTACCACTCCTAAGAAACCTAACTCTGCACTTAGAAAAGTTGCAAGGGTAAGACTTTCAAACGGTAAAGAGATCAACGCCTATATTCCCGGCGAAGGACATAATCTTCAAGAGCACTCGATAGTATTGGTACGCGGAGGAAGGGTGAAAGACCTACCGGGAGTACGTTATCACATTGTTCGTGGAGCTTTGGACACCGCAGGTGTAGCTGGAAGAACTCAAAGAAGATCTAAGTACGGAGCTAAAAGACCAAAACCTGGTCAGGCTGCTGCAGCACCAGCAAAAGGTAAGAAAAAGTAA
- the fusA gene encoding elongation factor G, with product MARDLLLTRNIGIAAHIDAGKTTTTERILFYSGKNHKIGETHEGGATTDWMEQEAERGITITSAAVTVDWKFPTEQGKPLPEAKDYHFNIIDTPGHVDFTVEVNRSLRVLDGLVFLFSAVDGVEPQSETNWRLADNYKVARMGFVNKMDRQGADFLMVCKQVKEMLGSNAVPIVLPIGDEADFKGVVDLVKNRAIVWHDENHGSTFDIVEIPADMVDEVKQFRAQLIEEIAAYDEDLLEKFMEDENSITEEEIHRALRAATLDMSIIPMTCGSSFKNKGVQFMLDAVCRYLPSPMDKEAIDGTDPRTDEPISRKPSVSEPFAALAFKIATDPFVGRLAFFRAYSGRLDAGSYVLNTRSGNKERISRIFQMHANKQEPIEFIEAGDIGAAVGFKSIKTGDTLCDEKHPIVLESMVFPDPVIGIAVEPKTKADQDKMGNALAKLAEEDPTFQVKTDEASGQTIISGMGELHLDIIVDRMRREFKVEVNQGEPQVEYKENLTQVAPHREVYKKQSGGRGKFADIVFELAPADDNKPGLEFINEIKGGNIPKEFIPSVEKGFKEAMKNGPLAGFEIEGIKVTLKDGSFHPVDSDALSFELAAKMGFKEAGRKAKPVIMEPIMKIEVVTPEEYMGDIVGDLNKRRGTVNGMDDRNNAKVIKGFVPLSEMFGYVTTLRTLSSGRATSSMEFEKYEAAPSNVAEKVIEKARG from the coding sequence ATGGCAAGAGACCTATTACTTACAAGAAATATTGGTATCGCTGCGCACATTGATGCAGGGAAAACTACCACAACAGAAAGAATTTTATTTTATTCCGGAAAAAACCATAAAATCGGTGAAACCCATGAAGGTGGTGCTACTACCGACTGGATGGAGCAGGAAGCGGAAAGAGGAATTACCATTACCTCTGCTGCAGTAACTGTAGACTGGAAATTTCCAACTGAACAGGGAAAACCTCTTCCGGAAGCGAAAGATTATCATTTCAACATTATCGATACACCGGGACACGTAGATTTTACCGTAGAGGTAAACCGTTCCCTTCGTGTACTTGACGGACTTGTATTTCTTTTCTCCGCAGTAGATGGAGTAGAGCCACAGTCTGAAACCAACTGGAGACTTGCAGACAACTACAAAGTTGCACGTATGGGCTTCGTAAACAAAATGGACAGACAGGGAGCTGACTTCCTTATGGTTTGCAAGCAAGTGAAAGAAATGCTTGGTTCTAACGCAGTTCCAATCGTATTGCCAATCGGCGACGAAGCTGATTTCAAAGGTGTTGTAGACTTGGTAAAAAACCGTGCGATTGTATGGCATGATGAAAACCACGGTTCTACCTTTGATATCGTAGAAATCCCGGCTGATATGGTGGACGAAGTGAAACAGTTCAGAGCACAGCTGATTGAAGAAATTGCTGCTTATGATGAAGATCTTTTGGAGAAATTTATGGAAGACGAAAATTCCATTACCGAAGAAGAAATTCACAGAGCACTTAGAGCTGCAACGCTTGATATGAGTATCATCCCGATGACATGTGGATCATCATTTAAAAATAAAGGAGTACAGTTCATGCTTGATGCTGTTTGTAGATACCTTCCTTCTCCAATGGATAAAGAAGCGATCGACGGTACAGACCCAAGAACAGATGAGCCTATCTCCAGAAAACCTTCAGTATCCGAGCCTTTCGCGGCCCTGGCCTTTAAGATTGCAACCGATCCTTTCGTAGGTAGACTGGCATTCTTCAGAGCCTATTCCGGAAGACTTGATGCAGGTTCTTATGTACTGAACACAAGATCCGGTAACAAAGAAAGAATCTCCCGTATTTTCCAGATGCATGCTAATAAACAAGAGCCTATTGAATTTATCGAGGCGGGTGATATTGGTGCAGCAGTAGGATTTAAATCCATCAAAACTGGTGATACGCTTTGCGATGAGAAACACCCTATCGTACTTGAATCTATGGTATTCCCTGATCCCGTAATCGGTATCGCGGTAGAACCTAAGACTAAAGCTGACCAGGATAAAATGGGTAACGCTTTAGCCAAATTAGCTGAAGAAGATCCTACTTTCCAGGTTAAAACTGACGAAGCTTCAGGACAGACGATCATCTCCGGTATGGGTGAACTTCACCTCGACATTATTGTTGACCGTATGAGAAGAGAATTTAAAGTTGAGGTTAACCAGGGTGAACCACAGGTAGAATACAAAGAAAACCTTACACAAGTTGCTCCCCACAGAGAAGTTTACAAAAAACAATCCGGTGGACGTGGTAAATTTGCTGATATCGTGTTTGAATTGGCTCCGGCTGATGACAACAAACCAGGTCTTGAATTCATCAATGAAATCAAAGGCGGTAACATTCCAAAAGAATTTATTCCTTCCGTAGAAAAAGGTTTCAAAGAAGCCATGAAAAATGGTCCTTTAGCTGGTTTCGAAATCGAAGGCATCAAAGTAACCTTGAAAGACGGATCTTTCCACCCGGTGGATTCCGATGCACTTTCTTTCGAACTTGCTGCTAAAATGGGCTTCAAAGAAGCGGGTAGAAAAGCCAAACCGGTAATTATGGAACCAATCATGAAAATTGAAGTGGTAACGCCGGAAGAATACATGGGTGATATCGTAGGTGACCTTAACAAAAGAAGAGGTACTGT
- the rpsG gene encoding 30S ribosomal protein S7 has translation MRKTKAKKRPLLPDPKFNDQLVTRFVNNLMYDGKKSIAFKIFYDAMDIVEAKKGENEKESLEIWKDALTNVMPHVEVRSRRIGGANFQIPMPIRADRKISMAMKWLIKYSKARNDKSMAQKLASEVIAAAKEEGAAYKKKTDTHRMAEANKAFSHFKF, from the coding sequence ATGAGAAAGACAAAAGCGAAAAAAAGACCGTTGTTACCGGATCCAAAATTTAATGATCAACTGGTAACAAGATTTGTAAACAATTTGATGTACGACGGTAAAAAATCCATCGCCTTCAAAATATTCTATGATGCAATGGATATCGTAGAAGCAAAAAAAGGAGAAAACGAAAAAGAATCTTTGGAGATCTGGAAAGATGCTTTAACTAACGTAATGCCGCACGTAGAAGTACGTTCACGCAGAATCGGTGGTGCAAACTTCCAAATTCCAATGCCAATTCGTGCCGACAGAAAAATTTCTATGGCAATGAAATGGTTAATCAAATATTCTAAAGCAAGAAACGACAAATCAATGGCTCAGAAATTAGCCTCTGAAGTAATCGCTGCTGCAAAAGAAGAAGGTGCTGCGTACAAAAAGAAAACAGACACTCACAGAATGGCTGAAGCAAACAAAGCATTTTCACACTTTAAATTCTAA